A region of Solanum dulcamara chromosome 7, daSolDulc1.2, whole genome shotgun sequence DNA encodes the following proteins:
- the LOC129895805 gene encoding transcription factor SPEECHLESS — protein MDGDQSLSDLFEDSECDIFSILEALEGGGGANSEFNNNNNNHTTTTTTTTTTSEEGKKRKLVSQKSTGSSATNLQDEETHEADTPSSKREKLVISGGIENKISHITVERNRRKQMNEHLSVLRTLMPCFYAKRGDQASIIGGVVDYINELQQVLQSLEAKKQRKVYSEVLSPRVLQQLVPISPRLITPSPLSPRKPPLSPRMNLPISPRTPQPTSPYKPNHNHNHNHNNANRPLEPSPTTTTTSSNSSIDSHVNNELAANSKSAIADVEVKFSGANVILKTVSPRIPGQAVKIIAALEQLALEILHVSISTIDGTMLNSFTIKIGIECQLSAEELANQIQQTFC, from the exons ATGGATGGTGACCAAAGTTTGTCTGATTTATTTGAGGATTCCGAATGTGACATCTTCAGTATATTAGAGGCTTTAGAAGGCGGAGGTGGTGCTAATTCGGAgtttaataataacaataacaaccatACTACAACAACGACAACCACAACCACAACGTCTGAAGAGGGGAAGAAAAGGAAGTTGGTTTCTCAGAAATCTACTGGGTCAAGTGCAACTAATTTACAAGATGAAGAGACTCATGAAGCAGATACACCAAGTAGCAAAAGGGAAAAATTAGTTATAAGTGGTGGGATAGAAAATAAGATTTCTCACATAACAGTTGAGAGGAATCGACGCAAACAAATGAATGAACATCTCTCTGTGCTACGCACTTTGATGCCTTGTTTTTATGCTAAACGA GGTGATCAAGCATCAATAATTGGTGGGGTTGTGGATTACATAAACGAGCTACAACAAGTTCTACAATCACTTGAAGCCAAGAAGCAACGCAAAGTTTATAGTGAAGTTCTAAGTCCAAGAGTACTACAACAGCTAGTCCCAattagtccaagactaataacACCCTCACCATTAAGTCCAAGAAAACCACCACTTAGTCCTAGAATGAACTTACCAATTAGTCCAAGAACCCCACAACCCACAAGCCCATATAAGcctaatcataatcataatcataatcataataatgcTAATAGACCACTTGAACCATctcctactactactactacttctTCAAATTCCTCCATTGATAGTCATGTCAATAATGAGCTGGCTGCTAATTCAAAGTCAGCCATTGCTGACGTGGAAGTAAAATTCTCCGGCGCGAATGTCATATTGAAGACTGTGTCTCCACGTATTCCGGGCCAAGCTGTGAAGATCATTGCTGCTTTAGAACAACTCGCTCTCGAAATACTACACGTCAGCATCAGTACTATTGATGGTACCATGCTCAACTCCTTCACCATTAAG ATTGGAATTGAATGCCAACTTAGTGCTGAAGAACTGGCTAATCAGATTCAGCAGACATTCTGCTAA